A stretch of the Nicotiana tabacum cultivar K326 chromosome 6, ASM71507v2, whole genome shotgun sequence genome encodes the following:
- the LOC107822913 gene encoding transcription factor bHLH87-like, giving the protein MESLNWDESPVFQEFGASFDPIHVISNWNMPQRQEAAVRLAADSMAAKSAADLSRDCAENGFSSSPILNMPNYISDSNPMALNGLMADFSSNGQVQEIKPAPKLLSNACSLESLDCLLSATTTTNNTDTSIEDDGMSMIFVDNSKGLWNFNSSSEHNASSEALKQSLGYQQLLTCHESGHKILQEEERKRKPYKPINANELDETVSQSSPNHKYNKRSHNQTLENSPSEFNLFESDSLNGDCGNFQLISEKQSKSKKPRLIAENYNKSRPISSNINFQQASSSVSSIDQEPDPEAIAQMKEMIYRAAAFRPVNFGPEAPEKPKRKNVRISTDPQTVAARQRRERISERIRVLQRLVPGGSKMDTASMLDEAANYLKFLRSQVEALEAIGQKQDPFSSIQFNYPFPMQLPHFPVQNPNPIHGPKS; this is encoded by the coding sequence ATGGAGAGTTTGAATTGGGATGAAAGTCCAGTTTTTCAGGAGTTTGGAGCTTCATTTGATCCAATACACGTAATTTCTAATTGGAACATGCCACAGCGTCAAGAAGCTGCTGTAAGATTAGCTGCTGATTCTATGGCTGCTAAATCAGCAGCAGATCTAAGCCGAGATTGTGCTGAAAATGGATTTTCTTCTTCCCCTATACTAAATATGCCTAATTACATCAGTGATAGTAATCCAATGGCATTAAATGGCCTAATGGCGGATTTTAGCTCTAATGGTCAAGTCCAAGAGATTAAGCCAGCACCTAAACTACTCTCAAATGCATGCTCTCTGGAATCCCTTGATTGCTTACTCTCAGCAaccaccaccaccaacaacaCCGACACGTCAATCGAAGATGATGGCATGTCCATGATTTTTGTTGATAATTCAAAAGGCTTGTGGAATTTCAATTCTTCTAGTGAACACAATGCCTCGTCTGAAGCTCTGAAGCAGTCGCTAGGTTATCAACAGCTTTTGACTTGTCATGAGTCTGGACATAAAATActtcaagaagaagaaagaaaacgaAAACCATACAAGCCCATCAATGCTAATGAGCTCGATGAGACGGTGTCACAATCATCTCCGAATCATAAGTATAACAAGAGAAGCCACAATCAAACTCTTGAGAATTCTCCGAGTGAATTCAATCTATTCGAGTCAGATTCGTTAAATGGAGATTGTGGTAATTTTCAGCTCATTTCGGAAAAGCAATCCAAATCCAAGAAGCCCAGATTAATAGCAGAAAATTACAATAAGTCACGTCCAATTTCATCGaacatcaattttcaacaagctAGCTCATCGGTATCTTCAATAGATCAAGAGCCGGATCCAGAGGCAATTGCTCAAATGAAAGAAATGATATATCGGGCCGCTGCATTCAGGCCCGTGAACTTCGGGCCTGAAGCACCGGAAAAGCCCAAGAGGAAGAACGTAAGAATATCAACGGATCCACAGACAGTCGCGGCGAGGCAACGGAGAGAAAGGATAAGCGAAAGAATTAGGGTTTTGCAGAGGCTAGTTCCAGGAGGAAGCAAAATGGATACAGCATCAATGCTTGATGAAGCTGCAAATTATTTGAAATTTTTAAGGTCGCAGGTTGAAGCTTTAGAAGCCATAGGCCAAAAACAAGATCCTTTTTCTTCAATACAATTCAACTATCCATTTCCCATGCAATTACCACATTTTCCTGTCCAAAACCCTAATCCAATTCATGGTCCCAAGAGTTga